One part of the Lotus japonicus ecotype B-129 chromosome 2, LjGifu_v1.2 genome encodes these proteins:
- the LOC130735125 gene encoding uncharacterized protein LOC130735125 yields the protein MSREDQKDETKDNNLCVETTGKFVGNIRVRNGSVNRNCTPSLHVKNQRENSERTQESKGGGRRSSRHHRRDAVVHARESFARGREKSRGRKKVKGTWTARDCSSKLHSLLFSDQESSCCCCMNVAAVLLVLLIIVAVATRKWRLLLLFLVAVLPIALLLFVVTEIYLLLLVHDFAVFLVLL from the exons ATGTCACGTGAAGACCAGAAAGATGAGACTAAGGACAATAACCTATGCGTCGAGACGACTGGGAAATTTGTAGGGAATATCAGAGTGCGCAATGGAAGCGTG AACAGAAACTGCACCCCATCtcttcacgtgaaaaaccaGAGAGAGAACAGTGAGAGAACTCAAGAAAGCAAGGGGGGAGGTCGCCGCtcaagccgccaccaccgccgggACGCCGTCGTACACGCGAGAGAGAGCTttgcgagagggagagagaaatcGCGAGGGAGAAAGAAGGTGAAGGggacttggacagcaagagattgttcttccaaacttcattctcttctattttcagatcaagaatcaag TTGTTGTTGCTGTATGAATGTGGCTGCTGTTTTGCTGGTGCTGTTAATTATTGTTGCTGTTGCTACTCGAAAATGGAggctgctgttgctgtttttGGTTGCTGTTTTGCCCATTGCGCTGTTGCTGTTTGTTGTTACAGAAATTTACCTGTTGCTGCTAGTGCATGACTTTGCtgtttttcttgttttgttGTAG
- the LOC130735154 gene encoding uncharacterized protein LOC130735154, producing MRGKRKMTEASNEDKKDDSRAYFTWNLEMDRALADILRDQRSMGNKSDGAWKGVAYNTAAQMLSSRFNLQLIGENVKNRIKLWRSWYGIVSDILSQSGFDWDGTKYMISVSNEDAWNEYVKSHNDAKRFRFKVIANWDDIVDLCAKDRATGIGAETSLDADDIMSKEANEDGAYIVDIDADEQSSTTRKSKQPMEFKKGKSGEKNGIITSMNKVAESLSEFVQATRKGVKNVQEVVHDVMDELKNIPDLNGTQWLKAVDWLSENPNKLEILKALPIERKKDYILAFMH from the exons ATgaggggaaaaaggaaaatgacGGAAGCTAGTAATGAGGATAAGAAAGATGATAGCAGAGCTTACTTTACTTGGAACTTGGAGATGGACCGTGCACTTGCTGATATACTTAGAGATCAAAGAAGCATGGGAAACAAGAGTGATGGTGCATGGAAAGGAGTGGCATATAACACTGCGGCTCAAATGTTGTCTTCACGCTTCAATTTGCAACTTATTGGAGAGAATGTTAAAAACCGCATCAAGCTGTGGAGATCATGGTATGGCATTGTTAGTGACATCCTTAGTCAAAGTGGTTTTGATTGGGATGGAACCAAATATATGATTTCTGTTTCAAATGAAGATGCATGGAATGAGTATGTCAAG TCACATAATGACGCTAAGAGGTTCCGATTTAAGGTGATTGCTAATTGGGATGACATtgtagacttgtgtgctaaagATAGAGCAACGGGAATTGGAGCAGAGACATCCTTGGATGCAGATGACATCATGAGCAAAGAAGCAAATGAGGATGGAGCTTATATTGTGGATATTGATGCTGATGAACAAAGCTCTACAACAAGGAAAAGCAAACAACCAATGGAATTCAAAAAGGGAAAAAGTGGAGAAAAGAATGGGATAATTACTTCAATGAATAAAGTGGCTGAGTCATTGAGTGAATTTGTACAAGCAACTAGAAAAGGGGTGAAAAATGTCCAAGAAGTGGTTCATGATGTGatggatgagctaaagaacattCCGGACCTTAATGGCACTCAATGGCTAAAAGCAGTGGATTGGCTTTCAGAAAATCCAAATAAGTTGGAGATTTTGAAAGCTCTTCCcattgagagaaagaaagatTACATCTTAGCTTTTATGCACTGA
- the LOC130735126 gene encoding uncharacterized protein LOC130735126, producing MDLRVVDTSVLLRKRKRNEEEETKLQEQITFIVASVVAMLLGVVAWYHEMHFVKEPSRNWELERRNFLNRLYRGTESDCIEQLRVSKRAFFKLCGILQDKGQLVRTRNVPTIEAVAMFLHILAHNLKYRVVHFTYYRSKETISRQFNNVLRAVMKNSIGALDGTHIPVTVAAEDKPRYRNRKGDISTNVLGVCGPDLKFIYVLPGKYFLVDAGYTNGPGFLAPYRGTRYHLNEWIGNTPQNYKELFNLRHASARNVIERSFGILKKRWSILRTPSFFDIKTQIRMINACFVLHNFIRDEQQYDPILEVQDLELLSVVDEELTSQHGETITSNVANEVTTIQVSEAWTTFRDTLAMDMVTTGPETWTVRSYWNSFYIDLLVAG from the exons ATGGATCTTAGAGTAGTTGACACTTCAGTTCTTTTACGAAAACgtaaaagaaatgaagaagaagagacaaAATTGCAGGAGCAAATAACATTCATTGTTGCTAGTGTCGTTGCTATGCTTTTAGGTGTAGTAGCTTGGTATCATGAGATGCATTTTGTTAAGGAACCGTCCCGAAATTGGGAATTGGAAAGACGCAATTTCCTTAATCGTCTATATAGAGGAACTGAAAGTGATTGCATTGAACAATTAAGAGTCAGTAAAAGGGCATTTTTTAAACTTTGTGGAATTTTACAAGATAAAGGACAGTTGGTAAGAACAAGAAATGTCCCAACGATTGAAGCAGTGGCAATGTTTTTGCACATCCTTGCTCACAACCTAAAGTACAGAGTAGTGCACTTTACCTATTATAGATCCAAAGAAACAATAAGTAGGCAATTCAACAATGTCCTACGAGCTGTGATGAAA AATTCAATTGGAGCACTTGATGGGACACATATTCCAGTAACAGTGGCAGCAGAAGATAAACCTAGATACCGTAATAGAAAGGGTGACATCTCTACGAATGTGTTAGGGGTTTGTGGTCCAGATTTAAAGTTTATTTACGTGTTACCTG GTAAATACTTTCTGGTCGACGCAGGATATACAAATGGCCCAGGATTTTTAGCACCTTATCGAGGGACTAGATATCATCTCAATGAGTGGATTGGAAACACCCCTCAAAACTACAAGGAGTTGTTCAATCTCCGTCATGCAAGTGCAAGGAATGTAATTGAAAGATCATTTGGGATATTGAAAAAACGATGGAGTATATTAAGAACTCCATCTTTTTTTGatataaaaacacaaataagaATGATTAACGCTTGTTTCGTACTGCACAATTTTATAAGAGATGAGCAACAATATGACCCAATTTTAGAGGTCCAAGACTTGGAGCTTTTATCGGTTGTTGATGAAGAGTTAACCAGTCAACATGGGGAAACAATTACAAGTAATGTTGCAAATGAGGTCACAACTATTCAAGTATCTGAGGCATGGACAACGTTTCGGGACACTTTAGCAATGGATAT GGTTACAACTGGACCAGAGACTTGGACAGTGAGGAGCTATTGGAACAGTTTCTATATTGACTTGTTGGTTGCCGGGTAA